From a region of the Marinomonas mediterranea MMB-1 genome:
- the aroA gene encoding 3-phosphoshikimate 1-carboxyvinyltransferase, with product MESLTLGPLSSANGEIQIPGSKSLSNRILLLATLAKGTTKITNLLDSDDIRHMLNALKTMGVQYTLEDDGRTCILEGLGGPINATQADLFLGNAGTAMRPLAAALCLGEGEFLLHGEPRMHERPIGDLIDALKSLGVDVEYQAESGYPPLKINAAGLNGGEVSIKGNISSQFLTALLMSAPLAKNDLVIRVDGELVSKPYIDITLHVMKQFGIEVENQDYQAFVVKGQQTYVSPGEIMVEGDASSASYFLAAAAIAGGKIKVHGVGSDSVQGDVKFADALAAMGAKITYGPTWIESERGELKGIDMDMNHIPDAAMTIATTALFAEGTTTIRNIYNWRVKETDRLNAMATELKKLGADVIEGDDYITVTPVPTLKHAAIDTYNDHRIAMCFSLVAFSDTKVTINDPGCTSKTFPTYFDLFSQVAK from the coding sequence ATGGAAAGTTTAACGCTTGGCCCCCTTTCTTCCGCCAATGGAGAAATCCAGATCCCAGGGTCGAAAAGTCTTTCAAACCGCATTCTTCTATTAGCGACTCTTGCTAAAGGCACCACCAAAATAACCAACCTTCTCGACAGCGATGATATTCGTCACATGTTGAACGCTTTGAAAACAATGGGCGTACAATACACACTTGAAGACGACGGCCGCACTTGTATCCTAGAAGGCTTAGGCGGTCCGATTAATGCAACCCAAGCTGATTTATTCTTAGGCAATGCAGGCACAGCAATGCGCCCGTTGGCCGCAGCCTTGTGCTTAGGCGAAGGCGAGTTTCTACTGCATGGCGAGCCTCGCATGCACGAACGTCCCATTGGAGACCTTATCGACGCACTTAAATCATTAGGTGTCGACGTCGAATATCAAGCCGAGTCCGGTTACCCTCCGCTGAAAATAAATGCCGCTGGTCTTAATGGTGGTGAAGTTTCAATAAAAGGGAATATTTCGAGTCAATTCTTAACGGCATTACTAATGAGTGCGCCGCTGGCGAAAAATGACTTAGTTATTCGTGTTGACGGCGAACTGGTTTCCAAGCCCTATATTGATATCACCCTTCACGTTATGAAGCAGTTTGGTATCGAAGTTGAAAACCAAGACTATCAAGCCTTCGTCGTAAAAGGCCAACAAACCTACGTCAGCCCTGGTGAAATCATGGTTGAAGGCGACGCGTCATCTGCATCGTACTTTTTGGCTGCTGCTGCCATTGCTGGCGGTAAAATCAAAGTCCACGGCGTGGGTTCTGACAGTGTCCAAGGTGATGTTAAATTTGCGGACGCGCTTGCGGCAATGGGCGCAAAAATCACTTATGGCCCTACTTGGATAGAATCTGAACGCGGCGAGCTAAAAGGCATTGATATGGACATGAACCATATCCCTGATGCGGCAATGACCATTGCAACCACGGCTCTTTTCGCTGAAGGCACGACAACGATCCGCAACATTTACAACTGGCGTGTAAAAGAGACCGATCGCTTAAACGCGATGGCAACGGAACTTAAAAAGTTAGGCGCTGACGTAATCGAAGGTGACGACTACATCACCGTTACTCCAGTACCAACACTAAAACACGCGGCAATTGATACTTATAATGATCACAGAATCGCGATGTGTTTCTCACTTGTCGCCTTCTCTGATACGAAAGTAACAATCAACGATCCGGGTTGTACCTCGAAAACCTTCCCAACTTACTTCGATTTATTTTCCCAAGTCGCTAAGTAA
- a CDS encoding Spy/CpxP family protein refolding chaperone, whose translation MMRIKVSGLLSRASLVALCITGAGSYAMAGAGMKGPHPEHARLMPPPLMDGMFFDGMRKGEMPDMAKVEGTLARLSKELELDSETRIKVFTVLEKGNEEIKSLEKQLVSLERQMHRLTPSDEKYLEKVGESAAKQADLVKDLIKVKAKNKAALFAVLSSEQQTAYLELSERRPHRIGPKKRLPFEEPKKKPL comes from the coding sequence ATGATGAGGATAAAAGTGAGTGGTTTGCTTAGCCGAGCGAGTTTGGTTGCGTTATGTATCACTGGCGCTGGTTCATATGCAATGGCGGGGGCCGGTATGAAAGGCCCTCATCCAGAGCATGCTAGGTTAATGCCTCCCCCATTGATGGACGGTATGTTTTTCGATGGCATGCGCAAAGGTGAAATGCCGGATATGGCTAAAGTAGAAGGGACGTTGGCGCGCCTTTCTAAAGAGTTGGAGTTAGATAGCGAAACCCGTATCAAAGTATTTACTGTCTTGGAGAAAGGCAATGAGGAAATCAAATCGCTTGAAAAGCAACTGGTTTCTCTCGAAAGACAAATGCATAGGCTTACGCCAAGTGACGAAAAATACTTAGAAAAAGTGGGTGAAAGTGCTGCTAAACAAGCTGACTTAGTGAAAGACCTGATTAAAGTGAAAGCGAAGAATAAGGCCGCTTTATTTGCTGTTCTGAGCTCAGAGCAACAAACCGCTTATCTTGAGTTGTCTGAAAGAAGGCCGCATCGAATTGGACCTAAAAAAAGACTGCCGTTCGAAGAACCTAAAAAGAAGCCTCTCTAG
- a CDS encoding hybrid sensor histidine kinase/response regulator — protein MNNVAIKARFTLGFLAFIASLFLAASVYFYFEIHQRAESIANQSDEDTLWAMYQLDHESHLFANQSMLLLNDFKKSGVVSDKRLSNTRLRFDILYSRVNILLAGKLNRFSKRTANFDQNIELIKTSFDHIDLLLYKDDMTIDEVSIIQRESVIIKKYAKLISVGGLQLKSDDRVNARAIELRLYNQLGVLVMLLTVTMSIIIALLMYLIRESLRDNKRMARLANDLEETAVAAKVAAQAKSDFLATMSHEIRTPMNAIIGLTHLVLDTELQERQRRYINRIDESSNNLLQLINDILDFSKVESGKLDLVERSYLLDDVLEYIHHISLPTARSKKLLLLVQRDFNLDDAFIGDVTRIQQVLVNVVGNAIKFTDKGYVCVTVKRRQEGGLLFCVEDSGIGIDSTLDVFDGFTQADASTTRKYGGTGLGLSISKRLLELMGGHISFKSQVGRGTTFFIELPYQIDKASSQFTYASKSKLILIPDDRHAAQFIGNSKYLPSFQVVSNELVNERRYDVLFISATKFKTVNSEGVAFKDVCPIESMSKPCVVFCDEAYAKTSLGEVLIDISGVETLVTPKAVFSSLSNPDSLKQSHLEIDAEIDAFNRAKAYVGRRVLVVEDNPVNAEIVRALLDKLGVISVLAEHGQKALEVIKVQTFDLVLMDIQMPVLDGVSAAREMRLQGHNVPIIALTADVMGTEKKVVFEAGMQGVLSKPFKPTELLDILRKWIPSTETVSDRALLLQSAETSGSLKNNEKMAVGERKAPKSDFQKSDTSKGGLKAFNPEQGLSVMLSDHSLYMSVLTRAKDQLIKLPTTLKQHSHEAVVVTEASNQALTIILHNTFSMARNIGAERLAHLIKQLENQGDFLTEDQAGRREQTTNYVANDAIVEIVNEVSTVIAAIDRYLDRHSQDDVDGVAQRVIENEGGSNKSDRELVVLLRHLRTLLVEGNPDAEVYILDFARFKTLPFHKELEEARAYIQHYDYKYALDIVERILRGVDQVDGRNE, from the coding sequence ATGAATAATGTCGCGATAAAGGCTCGGTTTACCTTAGGTTTTCTTGCCTTTATTGCGTCCCTCTTTTTAGCCGCGTCTGTTTATTTTTATTTTGAAATTCATCAACGCGCAGAGTCTATTGCAAATCAAAGTGATGAAGATACGCTGTGGGCGATGTACCAGCTTGATCATGAATCTCATTTATTTGCCAATCAATCAATGCTGTTGCTAAATGACTTCAAAAAATCAGGGGTTGTTTCTGATAAACGGCTGTCTAATACGCGTCTAAGGTTTGATATTTTATACAGCCGAGTAAACATATTGTTAGCAGGCAAGCTGAATCGGTTTAGTAAACGAACTGCTAATTTTGATCAGAATATTGAACTGATTAAAACGTCGTTTGATCATATAGATCTTCTTTTATATAAAGACGATATGACCATCGATGAGGTTAGTATTATTCAGCGTGAATCTGTGATTATAAAAAAGTACGCCAAACTGATTTCGGTTGGGGGGTTGCAGCTTAAATCGGATGACCGTGTTAATGCTCGAGCAATCGAATTGCGGTTATATAATCAGCTTGGGGTGCTGGTTATGCTGCTCACCGTTACGATGTCGATTATCATTGCCCTGCTTATGTATTTGATACGAGAAAGTCTAAGGGACAACAAAAGAATGGCGCGATTGGCAAACGACCTTGAGGAAACGGCCGTGGCTGCCAAAGTAGCTGCTCAAGCAAAGTCAGATTTTCTTGCAACGATGAGCCATGAAATAAGAACCCCCATGAACGCCATCATCGGCTTGACGCACCTCGTATTGGATACTGAGCTTCAAGAAAGGCAGCGGCGTTATATTAATCGAATTGACGAATCCTCTAATAATCTACTGCAACTGATTAATGATATTTTGGACTTTTCAAAAGTTGAATCAGGCAAACTTGACCTCGTTGAACGCTCCTATTTACTGGATGATGTCCTAGAGTACATTCATCACATTAGCTTACCCACCGCACGATCTAAGAAACTACTGTTGCTTGTTCAGCGTGACTTCAATCTCGATGATGCCTTTATTGGCGATGTGACTCGCATTCAGCAAGTGTTGGTAAACGTTGTAGGAAATGCGATCAAGTTCACAGATAAGGGGTATGTCTGTGTGACGGTGAAAAGGCGTCAAGAAGGAGGGCTATTATTTTGTGTGGAAGACTCTGGGATTGGTATTGACTCTACTCTTGATGTTTTTGATGGCTTTACGCAAGCCGATGCCAGTACAACACGAAAATACGGCGGCACAGGGCTTGGGTTAAGTATCAGCAAAAGATTGTTAGAGCTAATGGGTGGGCACATATCTTTTAAAAGCCAAGTGGGGCGCGGAACGACATTCTTTATCGAGTTGCCCTATCAAATTGATAAAGCGTCTTCTCAGTTTACTTACGCATCGAAGTCAAAGCTTATTCTGATACCTGATGATCGGCATGCTGCTCAGTTTATTGGGAACTCCAAGTACCTTCCAAGCTTTCAAGTTGTTTCGAATGAGTTGGTTAATGAACGACGTTATGATGTGTTGTTTATTAGTGCAACCAAATTCAAAACGGTAAACAGCGAGGGCGTTGCGTTCAAGGATGTTTGCCCAATTGAGAGCATGTCAAAGCCATGTGTTGTTTTCTGCGATGAGGCTTATGCAAAAACAAGTCTCGGGGAAGTGTTAATCGATATCAGCGGTGTTGAGACGTTGGTCACGCCCAAAGCCGTTTTTAGTAGTTTATCTAATCCCGACAGTCTTAAGCAAAGTCATCTTGAAATTGACGCTGAAATAGACGCTTTTAATCGAGCCAAGGCGTATGTTGGGCGCAGAGTCTTGGTTGTAGAAGATAATCCGGTCAATGCTGAAATTGTCAGGGCATTGCTCGACAAATTGGGTGTGATATCAGTGCTCGCTGAGCATGGTCAGAAGGCATTGGAAGTCATAAAAGTTCAAACGTTTGATTTGGTGCTAATGGATATTCAAATGCCTGTTTTAGATGGGGTTTCAGCGGCTCGTGAGATGCGTCTACAAGGACATAATGTACCTATAATTGCATTGACCGCCGATGTGATGGGAACCGAAAAAAAGGTTGTTTTTGAGGCTGGGATGCAAGGGGTGTTATCGAAGCCGTTTAAACCAACCGAATTATTAGACATTCTCCGAAAGTGGATACCAAGCACTGAAACAGTAAGTGATAGAGCGTTACTTCTTCAGAGCGCTGAGACGTCTGGCTCCTTAAAAAATAATGAAAAAATGGCTGTAGGAGAACGAAAAGCGCCTAAAAGTGATTTTCAAAAAAGCGATACCTCGAAGGGCGGACTCAAAGCTTTCAACCCTGAGCAAGGTTTGTCTGTGATGTTATCAGATCACAGTTTGTATATGAGTGTGCTGACGCGCGCTAAAGATCAGCTTATTAAATTACCCACGACTCTTAAACAGCACTCTCATGAAGCAGTTGTGGTGACGGAGGCTTCCAATCAGGCGTTAACGATTATTCTACATAATACGTTTAGTATGGCGAGGAACATTGGGGCAGAGCGGTTAGCGCATTTAATCAAACAGTTAGAAAATCAGGGGGATTTCCTAACTGAAGATCAGGCGGGACGCCGTGAGCAAACCACTAATTATGTCGCCAATGATGCGATTGTCGAAATTGTTAATGAAGTTTCTACCGTCATTGCTGCCATAGATCGTTATCTTGATCGGCATTCACAAGACGACGTGGACGGTGTCGCTCAACGTGTTATTGAAAATGAGGGTGGTTCGAATAAAAGCGACCGCGAATTGGTTGTTTTGTTACGGCACCTTCGTACCTTACTTGTTGAAGGGAATCCTGATGCAGAAGTTTACATTTTGGATTTTGCTCGTTTCAAAACATTACCGTTCCACAAGGAATTGGAGGAGGCGAGAGCATACATACAGCACTATGATTATAAATACGCTCTCGACATTGTGGAGCGTATTTTGAGGGGAGTAGATCAGGTCGATGGGCGAAATGAATAA
- a CDS encoding aldo/keto reductase: MKHQYHPLGFEGSRISQGFWRMNEWGFNAQERLAFIEQAMELGVTTFDHADIYGDYRCESLFGEALKIKPELRDGIQLISKCGIRLPSDQRPDVRRYRYDHSPEHIIRSVEQSLFNLNTDYIDLLLLHRPNPLMDPDDVAGAFEHLFTLGKVKHFGVSNFSPAQFDLLQSRLEVPLIVNQIELSVVAPKHIEDSSLNHLQQHAVTPMAWSPFGGGALFKEMGLSSHQEEVRGVLQKVASEQDASVDQIALAWLLQHPSKICPVLGSGKVERLSSAVDALNVSLSQDQWFDIWEAARGQPLP; encoded by the coding sequence GTGAAACATCAGTATCATCCATTAGGGTTTGAAGGTTCTAGAATCTCTCAGGGCTTTTGGAGAATGAATGAGTGGGGTTTTAATGCCCAAGAGCGACTGGCGTTTATTGAGCAGGCAATGGAATTAGGTGTGACCACCTTTGATCATGCTGATATCTACGGTGACTATCGTTGTGAATCTCTGTTTGGAGAAGCTCTAAAGATTAAACCTGAGCTGCGCGATGGTATTCAACTGATCTCCAAATGTGGTATTCGACTGCCGAGCGATCAACGTCCAGATGTGCGTCGATATCGATATGATCATTCGCCGGAGCATATTATTCGTTCGGTTGAGCAATCGCTTTTCAATCTAAATACTGATTACATTGATCTTTTGTTACTGCATCGTCCAAACCCATTGATGGACCCAGACGACGTTGCGGGTGCCTTTGAGCATTTGTTTACCCTTGGTAAGGTCAAGCATTTTGGTGTTTCTAACTTTTCTCCTGCTCAGTTTGATTTACTCCAGTCGAGATTAGAGGTGCCCTTAATCGTAAATCAAATCGAATTGTCAGTAGTTGCACCTAAACATATTGAAGACAGTAGTTTGAATCATTTACAACAACACGCTGTTACACCGATGGCGTGGTCGCCCTTTGGCGGCGGTGCACTGTTTAAGGAAATGGGGCTTTCTAGCCATCAAGAGGAGGTGAGGGGCGTTTTACAAAAGGTCGCGAGTGAACAGGATGCGTCGGTTGATCAGATTGCGTTGGCTTGGTTACTGCAACACCCTTCTAAAATATGCCCTGTCTTAGGCTCTGGAAAAGTAGAACGATTGTCTTCTGCCGTCGATGCTTTGAATGTATCACTGTCTCAGGATCAATGGTTTGATATTTGGGAGGCTGCTCGAGGACAGCCATTGCCTTAG
- a CDS encoding molybdopterin-dependent oxidoreductase, with product MQSVKRTLSLRTGAMQKVAYATLFSAAVSMNAYALDAPEGRVVLTVTGKISEQNTPNGAEFDLAMLRELGFEDQVTNTPWTDGVNTYSGPRLKAVLEAVGASGSQMVVTALNDYSAIVPVADAKKHNVLLALMSDGKMLSVRDKGPIFVVYPFDDDPSLNNEVIQNRSVWQVKSIRVD from the coding sequence ATGCAGAGCGTTAAACGTACTTTATCTCTACGAACTGGGGCGATGCAAAAAGTCGCCTATGCCACACTGTTCTCAGCGGCCGTCTCAATGAATGCTTATGCATTGGATGCGCCAGAGGGGCGAGTGGTTCTGACTGTAACAGGTAAAATCTCGGAGCAAAATACGCCAAATGGTGCTGAGTTTGATCTGGCCATGCTTCGTGAATTAGGCTTTGAAGATCAGGTTACCAATACTCCTTGGACCGACGGGGTTAATACCTACTCAGGTCCTCGTCTAAAAGCGGTTTTGGAAGCAGTGGGCGCGTCTGGAAGTCAAATGGTGGTGACGGCTCTGAATGACTACAGCGCGATTGTTCCTGTTGCCGATGCTAAAAAGCATAATGTATTGCTTGCTTTGATGAGCGATGGAAAAATGCTGAGTGTAAGAGATAAAGGGCCGATTTTTGTCGTTTATCCATTCGACGATGACCCATCACTCAATAACGAAGTCATTCAGAATCGGTCTGTTTGGCAGGTAAAGTCGATTCGAGTCGACTAG